The Amycolatopsis sp. NBC_01480 genome segment CCTCGGCGTCCCGATGCTGGTGGGCGACGAGCTGGTCGGGGTGCTGCACGTCGGCTCGGCCGAGGCCCGGGTCTTCGGCCCCGACGACATCGACCTGCTGCGGCTGGCGGCTTCGCGGCTGGCACTGGCGATGCGCGTGGAGGTGGCGAGCGCGGACCGGGCCGCCGCCTCGGCGTTGCAGCGCAGCCTGCTCCCGACACGGCTGCCGGCCGTGCCCGGGCTGGAGTTCGCCGCGCGGTACGTGCCCGGTTCGGGCACCGCGGTCGGCGGCGACTGGTACGACCTGTTCCCGCTGCCCGACGACCGGCTGGGCGTGGTGATGGGCGACGTCGCCGGTCACGGTCTCGGTGCGGCCGTGGTGATGGGACGGCTTCGCAGCGCGCTGCGGGCGTACGCGCTGGAGTCCGACAGCCCGGCCGAGGTGCTGTCGAAGCTCAGCCGCAAGGCGAACCACTTCGAGCACGGCGTGATGGCCACCGTCGCGTACGGCATCGTCGGGCCGGGCCACGACCGGCTGGTGCTCTCGCTCGCCGGGCATCCGCCGCCGGTGCTCGCGGAGCCGGGCTGCCCGGCGCGACTGGTGGACGTGCCGCCGGACGTCCCGGTCGGGCTCGGGCTGGCCACCTCCGGCCGTCGCGACACCGTGATCGGGTTGCCGCCGGGGAGCCTGCTCGCCCTGTACACCGACGGTTTGGTCGAGCGCCGCGGCGAGATCTTCGACGAGGGATTACGGCGGCTGGTCGGCGCCGTCACCACGGGCGCCCCGGAAGCGGTGTGCGCACGGGTGATGTCGGCACTGGTCGGGACCACGGCGGCTGAGGACGACGTCGCGCTGCTCGCGGTGAGCCGGGCTGGCTCGCTGTAGCGCCGATTTCCCTTGGCACGAATGGGATTCCGGCCCGGCGTCGCGGCAGTCGGGAAATGTCCGTACAAATTGGACCGACATTTCCCGGGAATTGTCCGAACCGACCAGGATGTGAAACCGGTTGGCCCCCACCGGTTTCCGGCTTAACTTTCGGTGCGCGGCGGATCCTGCCCGCCGCAGCGCGACGAGGGGAGCCGGGGCGTGGCGACGGGCGAGATCACGGCGATGGCACCGGTCGGCCTCGGCTGGCTCGTCACCCGGATCGGCGAACGGACGGCCCGCGGCATCGCGAGCGCCGTCTCCGGGCTGATCCGCGACGGTGAAATGCTGCCTGGCGCCCGTCTTCCGACCGTGCGCGCGCTGGCCGCGGAGCTGTCCGTCAGCCCCACCACGATCGCCGAAGCGTGGGCGCAACTCCGCACGGCCGGGCTGATCGGCACGGGACGGCGGCGGGGCACGACCGTGCTGGCGCCGCCGGCCGGCCCGGCGGCGACGCGGTCGTTCGAAGGCTGGCGCACCGTCGACCTCGAGCACGGCCTGCCCGACGCGGCGCTGCTGCCGCCGCTGGAGGACGCCGTCGCCGCGGGGGTGCGCACGGAACGGTTGAACAGCTCCTCCAAGGACTTCATCACCCCGCGGCTGCGCGCGGCGGTGAAGCCGACGTGGCCGTTCCCCGCCGACGCCTGGACGGTCGCGGCGGGCGGGCACGAGGGCATCACGCTGGCCTGCCAGTCCGTCGCGCGTCCCGGCGACGTGATCGCGGTGGAGGAGCCGACCGCGCCGTGGCTGCTGGAAATGCTGCGCCGGTCCCGGATCCACGTCGTCCCGGTGGCCTGCGACGAGGACGGCCCGCGGCCGGAATCGCTCGCGGCCGCGCTGGCGCACCGGCCGGTCGCGTTCGTCTATCAGCCGCGGGCCCATGTGCCGCTGGGCCATTCGGTGCCCGCCGGCCGCGTCGCCGCGCTGGCCGGCGTGGTGGCCGCGGGCCGCGCCGGGCCGATCGTGATCGAGTACGACGACCTCGGGCCGCTGGCGTCCGCGCCCGCCGCCAGCGTCGGCACGCACCTGCCGGACCGGGTTCTGCTGGTTCGCTCGTACTGCACGGCGTTCGGCCTGGAGCTGCGCAGCTGCGTGCTCGCGGGCGCGGCTCCGTTGGTGGAGCGGGTGCGGGAACTTCGGACGTTCGGCCTGGTCTGGTCGAGCCGCATCCTCCAGGACGCGCAGGCGTTCCTGCTCACCGACCCGGCCACTGGTGTGCTCCTGCGCCGCGCGCGCCAGCGTTACGCCGAGCGCCGGGCCACACTGGCGAATGCGTTGGAGGACAACGGGATCCGGGTCTCCCGGGCCGACGGGCTGGCGCTGTGGGTCCCGGTGCCGGACGAGACCCGCACGCTCGTCACCCTGGCGGCGAACGGCGTCTCGGCCGGCCCCGGCACCCGCTGCTTCGCCCGTCAGCCGCCCGCGCCGCACATCCGCGTGGCGATCGGGCAGCTCCCCGACGACCCGGCATTGGTGGCCGACCTCGCGACGATGATCGCCACGGCCGCGGACCGGCGTCCGCAGCGCTCGGCCTGAGCCGCACCCGCCGTTTGGGGCGGAACGACGGGACCCGGCCGGACGCGCGAGCGGAAGGGCCGCGCCGGCACCCGGCAGGTGCCCGGCGGTGCTCAGCCCCACTGGTACTTGAGGAACTTCCCGTCCATGGTGACGACCACGCGCTCGCCGCCCGGGTCCTCGCGGCGGCCGACGTCGATCTTGAAGTTGATGGCGCTCATGATGCCGTCGCCGAACTGCTCGTGGATGAGCTCCTTGATGGTCGGCCCGTAGACCTGCAGGACCTCGTAGAAGCGGTAGATCGTCGGGTCGGTCGGCACCGGGTCGGCCAGTGCGCCGCGGGTCGGCTGGAGCCGCAGGGCCGCCTCGACGTCCTCACCGAGTTCCAGCACCTGGGCGGCTTTCGCGGCCGTCTCGGCGGGCACCGGGTGCTGCCCGAGCAGCGCCGAGGTGGTCCACGCCAGCGGCGCGTCGAGCGTTTCGGCCAGTTGCGCCCAGGTCAGGCCGAGCCGGGTCTTGGCCGCGAGCACCGCGTCGGCCGCTTCCTGTTTCGTCGTCATGCCCGGCACGCTAGATCACCCGGTCCGTCTGGACCAGCGCCTCGCGGCTGTTCGCCTTAGGCGAGAGCGGTGGCGGCCGGGCCGGGCGGGCGTCAGGGTGGGGGCATGAGGCTTCTTGTGTTGGGCGGAACGGTTTTCGTCGGGCGGACGGTGGCGGCGGAGGCGCTGCGGCGCGGCCACGAGGTGGTGTGCGCGGCGCGCGGGGAGTCCGGCACGGTGCCCGACGGCGCCAAGCTGGTGCGCGTCGACCGGGACGCCGAGGACGGGCTCGCGCCGCTCGAGGGCGAGGAGTTCGACGCGGTCGTGGACGTCGCGCCGCTTTCGTTCCCGTGGGTGACGCGGGCGCTGAGCGCGCTCGCGGAACGCGCCGGGCACTGGACATTCGTCTCCACGGTGAGCGTCTACACCGACACGGAGACCCGCGGGCAGACCCCGGCCACCGGGGCGCTGCACGAGCCGCTTGAACAGCACGCCACGGTCGAGCAGCTGCGCGCCGAGGGCGGCGCCGAGCTGTATGGCGCGATCAAGGTGGCGTCCGAGAACGCGGTGCGCGCGGCGCTGGGGGAGCGCGCGTTCGTGGTGCGGCCCGGCCTGATCACCGGCCCCGGCGACGGCAGCGACCGGTTCGGCTACTGGCCCGGCCGT includes the following:
- a CDS encoding PP2C family protein-serine/threonine phosphatase, with product MSPDPRARARLSRLEALTDAALGHLELGKLLHTMLERVRELLGADTATVLAYDDEARQLTAIAAAGIEEEVFQGVRVPMGAGFAGRVAASREPVVIRRGDGSPVVNTLLWERGLVTILGVPMLVGDELVGVLHVGSAEARVFGPDDIDLLRLAASRLALAMRVEVASADRAAASALQRSLLPTRLPAVPGLEFAARYVPGSGTAVGGDWYDLFPLPDDRLGVVMGDVAGHGLGAAVVMGRLRSALRAYALESDSPAEVLSKLSRKANHFEHGVMATVAYGIVGPGHDRLVLSLAGHPPPVLAEPGCPARLVDVPPDVPVGLGLATSGRRDTVIGLPPGSLLALYTDGLVERRGEIFDEGLRRLVGAVTTGAPEAVCARVMSALVGTTAAEDDVALLAVSRAGSL
- a CDS encoding aminotransferase class I/II-fold pyridoxal phosphate-dependent enzyme; amino-acid sequence: MATGEITAMAPVGLGWLVTRIGERTARGIASAVSGLIRDGEMLPGARLPTVRALAAELSVSPTTIAEAWAQLRTAGLIGTGRRRGTTVLAPPAGPAATRSFEGWRTVDLEHGLPDAALLPPLEDAVAAGVRTERLNSSSKDFITPRLRAAVKPTWPFPADAWTVAAGGHEGITLACQSVARPGDVIAVEEPTAPWLLEMLRRSRIHVVPVACDEDGPRPESLAAALAHRPVAFVYQPRAHVPLGHSVPAGRVAALAGVVAAGRAGPIVIEYDDLGPLASAPAASVGTHLPDRVLLVRSYCTAFGLELRSCVLAGAAPLVERVRELRTFGLVWSSRILQDAQAFLLTDPATGVLLRRARQRYAERRATLANALEDNGIRVSRADGLALWVPVPDETRTLVTLAANGVSAGPGTRCFARQPPAPHIRVAIGQLPDDPALVADLATMIATAADRRPQRSA
- the cynS gene encoding cyanase — protein: MPGMTTKQEAADAVLAAKTRLGLTWAQLAETLDAPLAWTTSALLGQHPVPAETAAKAAQVLELGEDVEAALRLQPTRGALADPVPTDPTIYRFYEVLQVYGPTIKELIHEQFGDGIMSAINFKIDVGRREDPGGERVVVTMDGKFLKYQWG
- a CDS encoding NAD-dependent epimerase/dehydratase family protein, encoding MRLLVLGGTVFVGRTVAAEALRRGHEVVCAARGESGTVPDGAKLVRVDRDAEDGLAPLEGEEFDAVVDVAPLSFPWVTRALSALAERAGHWTFVSTVSVYTDTETRGQTPATGALHEPLEQHATVEQLRAEGGAELYGAIKVASENAVRAALGERAFVVRPGLITGPGDGSDRFGYWPGRFARGGRVLVPASDRPVQYLDVRDLAEWIVTAAETRLGGTFDGVGPVLRLGELLADIAAAVGGGAELVPAMDEQLTAADVNPWSGPRSLPLWLPGDHAGLASHDPAPSLAAGLRIRPLADAVAGALDTERALGLDRERRSGLSSAEEAEVLAGL